One Edaphobacter flagellatus genomic region harbors:
- a CDS encoding glycosyltransferase family 4 protein yields MRIVQAVFGVFHHFELARELERRGHLEVIYSTFPWRRLSREGLPKSRVETFPWIHTPEFLLHKYHVGNRWLYDQLGYANALTFDEWTLRRIPPCDAFIAISGAGLKTGIKVQQRGGRFICDRGSTHIRYRAELVEEEHLRWGVPENSQDDPRDLAREEKIYEVADAITVPSSYSRRTYLDRGIPAEKIHVLPYGVLLDRFQKVADPPSDRFEVLYVGRVSLPKGFPYLIEAFAQLPIRQKHLTVIGGVQPEMERVLEKLPRENITYKGMMPQTQLKEHMSRSHVMVMPSLDEGMALVQGQAMACGCPVIATTNTGAEDLFTDGVEGFIVSIRDSAALAERMRQLAEDSALQKRMSEASLTRVRMLGGWKQYGDGWEQLLRRLTGTSS; encoded by the coding sequence ATGCGAATCGTACAGGCTGTCTTTGGCGTCTTCCATCACTTCGAACTTGCTCGCGAACTGGAACGCCGCGGCCACCTGGAGGTCATCTATTCGACCTTTCCCTGGCGAAGGCTGAGCCGGGAGGGATTGCCGAAGTCTCGGGTCGAGACTTTTCCATGGATCCATACGCCGGAATTTTTGCTGCACAAATATCATGTCGGCAATCGTTGGCTGTATGACCAACTAGGCTACGCGAATGCTCTTACGTTCGATGAGTGGACCCTTCGGCGTATCCCACCTTGCGATGCCTTCATTGCCATCTCGGGTGCCGGGCTCAAGACCGGCATCAAGGTTCAGCAACGCGGCGGACGCTTTATTTGCGACCGCGGCTCGACGCACATCCGTTACCGCGCTGAACTTGTAGAGGAGGAGCATCTCCGCTGGGGTGTGCCGGAAAACTCGCAGGACGATCCTCGCGATCTGGCACGCGAAGAGAAGATCTACGAGGTGGCCGATGCGATCACGGTGCCGTCCAGCTACTCCCGCCGTACGTATCTCGATCGCGGTATTCCTGCGGAAAAGATTCATGTCTTACCGTACGGTGTCCTCCTGGACCGCTTTCAGAAGGTTGCTGACCCTCCATCGGATCGCTTTGAAGTGCTTTATGTCGGCCGCGTAAGTTTGCCGAAGGGATTTCCTTACCTGATTGAGGCGTTTGCTCAGTTGCCCATTCGTCAGAAGCACCTTACCGTTATCGGAGGTGTTCAGCCGGAGATGGAGCGTGTTCTGGAAAAGTTGCCCCGAGAGAACATCACCTATAAAGGCATGATGCCTCAGACGCAGTTGAAGGAGCACATGAGCCGGAGCCATGTGATGGTGATGCCCAGCCTGGACGAAGGCATGGCACTTGTCCAGGGGCAGGCTATGGCTTGCGGCTGCCCTGTTATCGCGACCACCAACACGGGTGCAGAAGACTTGTTCACAGATGGAGTCGAAGGCTTCATCGTCTCCATACGGGATTCAGCTGCATTGGCGGAGAGGATGCGTCAGCTTGCTGAAGATTCCGCGCTCCAGAAGCGCATGAGCGAAGCATCCCTGACTCGCGTAAGAATGCTGGGTGGTTGGAAGCAATACGGTGATGGATGGGAACAGCTTCTCCGTCGTCTCACCGGCACGTCATCTTGA
- a CDS encoding acyltransferase family protein yields MSAGKRNFGLDVLRAAAIVGVILAHGLNIYIGRVNLTSSLGTGVELFFVLSGFLIGRICLRAFQTETFSFWSFWRARWWRTLPPYFAAILLYIGASHIYSEFPSLHLYYALFLQNYLGITGFAPTWSLCVEEHFYLCLPILLIVFIKSFGIKGLRYLLPGLFFVPLMLRIATYLISGGMPAQWYWLTHLHFEGLVAGVWLAYLTVADQPLFDKLKKPAKLLLPLCPLLVIILPIWNPRPMMADLLLFTIYAIGYAAWVRYLYDLEWTPQSQAGRLIRSGIVGAALCSYSIYLTHTILDPLIRKVLLGSWNRGVAKSIVVLTMTWLGGVVFYYIIERPTIISRDIYLRGKEAKAKAQVAV; encoded by the coding sequence ATGAGCGCAGGGAAGAGAAATTTTGGATTGGATGTCCTGCGCGCCGCTGCAATCGTAGGCGTGATTCTCGCTCACGGCCTGAATATCTACATCGGCCGAGTCAATCTCACCTCATCCCTTGGTACTGGTGTCGAATTATTCTTCGTTCTGTCGGGATTTCTGATCGGACGTATCTGTCTACGGGCATTTCAGACAGAAACCTTCTCCTTCTGGAGCTTCTGGCGCGCCCGCTGGTGGAGAACCCTGCCGCCATACTTTGCGGCCATCCTTCTTTATATCGGGGCAAGCCATATCTACTCCGAATTCCCATCGCTGCATCTCTACTACGCACTCTTTCTACAGAACTACCTCGGCATCACTGGCTTTGCGCCAACCTGGAGCCTCTGCGTCGAAGAGCACTTTTACCTGTGCCTACCGATCCTGCTCATCGTTTTTATTAAATCATTTGGTATCAAAGGCCTGCGATATCTCCTGCCGGGACTCTTCTTCGTCCCTCTAATGCTTCGTATCGCAACCTACCTGATCTCCGGGGGAATGCCGGCCCAGTGGTATTGGCTCACTCATCTTCATTTTGAAGGTCTAGTCGCCGGCGTTTGGCTCGCTTATCTAACGGTCGCCGACCAGCCTTTGTTCGACAAGCTGAAGAAGCCCGCAAAGCTTCTTTTGCCGCTGTGTCCGCTTCTTGTAATCATCCTGCCCATCTGGAATCCGCGCCCGATGATGGCCGATCTGCTCCTGTTTACGATCTATGCCATCGGGTACGCGGCATGGGTGCGCTATTTATACGACCTGGAGTGGACACCGCAATCGCAGGCCGGACGGTTGATTCGGTCGGGTATCGTAGGGGCAGCACTCTGCTCCTACAGCATCTATCTGACGCATACCATTCTGGACCCACTGATCCGTAAAGTTTTGCTTGGAAGCTGGAACCGAGGCGTCGCCAAATCGATCGTCGTGCTCACCATGACCTGGCTCGGGGGAGTGGTTTTTTACTACATAATCGAACGACCAACGATCATCAGCAGAGACATCTATCTTCGCGGCAAAGAGGCTAAAGCGAAGGCGCAGGTAGCCGTATAA
- the pyrF gene encoding orotidine-5'-phosphate decarboxylase — MTTSVSFAPQEGVQVAARDRLAVALDVPDAKSAYELVDRLDGACRWLKVGMELYYSAGNGLVETLAGRGYSIFLDLKLHDIPNTVAGAVRSVTGLGAGLLTVHAFGGPAMLRAAAAAKAPGAPKLLAVTVLTSMDQSELSAVGVPGSPADQVLRLATMAKASGMDGMVCSPEEVAAVRAATGPESILVIPGIRPAGAAADDQRRTATAADAIRRGASILVVGRPITKAPDPAAAARAILDEMESA; from the coding sequence ATGACTACCAGTGTGAGTTTTGCTCCCCAGGAAGGCGTTCAAGTTGCTGCGCGTGACCGTCTGGCGGTCGCGCTCGATGTCCCTGATGCGAAGAGCGCGTATGAGCTTGTGGACCGTCTGGACGGCGCCTGCCGCTGGCTGAAGGTCGGCATGGAGCTTTACTACTCTGCCGGAAACGGTCTGGTGGAGACACTTGCGGGTCGCGGTTACAGCATTTTTCTCGACCTGAAGCTGCACGATATTCCGAATACTGTGGCTGGTGCGGTTCGCTCGGTGACGGGCCTTGGAGCCGGGCTGCTGACGGTCCATGCTTTCGGCGGTCCGGCGATGCTGCGGGCGGCGGCGGCGGCGAAGGCTCCGGGAGCGCCGAAGCTTCTGGCGGTCACGGTGCTGACGAGCATGGATCAGAGCGAATTGAGTGCTGTCGGAGTTCCCGGCTCACCTGCCGACCAGGTTTTGCGGCTGGCTACGATGGCGAAGGCCTCCGGGATGGATGGCATGGTCTGCTCGCCGGAGGAGGTTGCTGCGGTTCGAGCGGCTACCGGGCCGGAGTCGATTCTTGTGATTCCCGGAATCCGTCCAGCGGGAGCGGCGGCTGACGATCAGCGCCGTACAGCGACGGCAGCGGATGCGATCCGACGCGGTGCATCGATCCTTGTTGTGGGAAGGCCGATTACAAAGGCTCCCGATCCGGCAGCGGCGGCGCGGGCCATCCTGGATGAGATGGAATCGGCTTGA
- a CDS encoding Rcat domain-containing protein has product MAKIAKTGDRKKVMDTNKSTDCPKCSKPTRIVKRVKDRERGTPGGVYISCSACDFFEKL; this is encoded by the coding sequence ATGGCGAAGATTGCCAAGACCGGCGACCGTAAGAAAGTCATGGATACTAACAAGAGCACCGATTGCCCAAAGTGCTCCAAGCCCACCCGCATCGTCAAGCGGGTTAAGGACCGTGAGCGCGGAACGCCCGGCGGAGTTTACATCTCCTGCTCGGCATGCGACTTCTTCGAAAAGCTCTAA
- a CDS encoding carbohydrate-binding family 9-like protein: MRLYSLLLLTAFTFAAQAQTAPAPDSASIVALEAKKDVDLNLDPHSSFWKSAQPVFITADTMGRSAPYRTEVRARWTKENLYLLYVAPYDNLNLKPDPDPVNETNRLWNWDVVEAFIGSDYKNIRQYKELEVSPQAEWVDLNIDLDKKGNRDAIKWNSGYKVAARIDQDKKVWYAEMKIPFSSLKNDSPAPGQTLRIGLFRCAGTTDNRLILSWQPTMSATFHSPEHFGSLVLAPGKK; the protein is encoded by the coding sequence ATGCGCCTATATTCTCTACTGCTACTGACAGCCTTTACCTTCGCAGCGCAAGCTCAGACCGCGCCAGCACCGGATTCCGCTTCCATCGTTGCATTGGAGGCGAAGAAGGATGTCGATCTCAACCTCGATCCCCATTCGTCGTTCTGGAAGTCTGCGCAACCGGTCTTCATTACCGCCGACACCATGGGGAGGTCAGCTCCCTATCGCACAGAAGTGCGCGCTCGTTGGACCAAAGAAAATCTCTACCTGCTCTATGTAGCACCCTACGACAATTTGAACCTGAAGCCGGACCCTGATCCCGTTAATGAAACCAACCGGCTCTGGAACTGGGACGTCGTCGAGGCGTTTATTGGTTCGGATTATAAGAACATCCGCCAGTACAAGGAGCTCGAAGTGTCCCCGCAGGCGGAATGGGTCGACCTGAACATCGACCTTGATAAAAAAGGCAATCGTGATGCTATCAAGTGGAACTCAGGCTACAAGGTCGCTGCTCGCATCGATCAAGACAAAAAAGTCTGGTACGCGGAGATGAAGATTCCCTTCTCGTCTCTGAAGAACGACTCGCCAGCTCCGGGACAGACACTCCGTATCGGTCTCTTCCGCTGTGCGGGCACTACAGATAACCGCCTTATTCTCTCCTGGCAACCGACCATGTCGGCTACGTTCCACTCGCCGGAGCATTTTGGAAGCCTCGTTCTTGCACCGGGTAAGAAATAA
- the thiD gene encoding bifunctional hydroxymethylpyrimidine kinase/phosphomethylpyrimidine kinase — translation MKTVLTIAGFDPSSGAGITADLMVFATHRLFGTSAITSLTVQSTLGVRDSQPVSASLLRETLACLHEDLPPAGVKIGMLATEEIVEAVASYLERLKQESSQTPVVLDPILRSSSGRELLSPAGLRCLRERLLPLADWATPNLAELSLLTGLHVADRNQLEPAARTLQASYPNLNVVATGGHLDQPDDLLLTCGGELHWIAGERIDSMATHGTGCAFSSALLSRLVLGDDHLTAVSAAKRYVAEAIRQSASIGHGHGPLNHLWPLRR, via the coding sequence ATGAAGACTGTTTTGACCATCGCCGGCTTTGACCCCTCTTCCGGAGCCGGAATCACCGCAGACCTGATGGTCTTCGCTACCCATCGCCTCTTCGGGACCTCCGCGATCACCAGCCTCACGGTCCAATCGACCCTCGGAGTTCGTGATAGCCAGCCCGTCTCGGCCAGCCTTCTGCGAGAAACCCTCGCTTGTCTCCATGAAGATCTGCCGCCCGCTGGCGTGAAGATCGGGATGCTGGCAACAGAAGAGATCGTCGAAGCGGTCGCCAGCTACCTCGAACGCCTGAAACAAGAGTCATCGCAGACGCCTGTCGTTCTCGACCCCATCCTGCGCTCCAGCTCAGGCAGGGAACTGCTCTCACCAGCTGGACTGCGATGCCTGCGTGAACGTCTTCTTCCTCTGGCCGACTGGGCAACGCCGAATCTGGCGGAACTGAGCCTGCTTACCGGCCTCCATGTCGCTGACCGCAATCAACTGGAGCCTGCGGCTCGGACTCTCCAAGCCTCCTACCCGAACCTGAACGTCGTCGCTACAGGGGGGCATCTGGACCAGCCTGACGACCTGCTCCTTACCTGCGGCGGTGAGCTTCACTGGATTGCCGGCGAGCGCATCGACAGCATGGCGACGCATGGGACGGGCTGTGCCTTCTCAAGCGCGCTGCTCAGCCGTCTTGTCCTTGGCGACGACCATCTTACGGCCGTTTCGGCGGCAAAACGCTATGTCGCAGAGGCTATCCGCCAGTCGGCCTCGATTGGTCATGGCCACGGGCCACTGAATCACCTGTGGCCGCTCAGGCGATAA
- a CDS encoding septal ring lytic transglycosylase RlpA family protein — protein MKMIPVNRSGNASTRLGVAVVTLLVALGVSASASDPAPSQMQNNSQQPNKTHRWFQIGQASWYGKYFQGKKTANGESYDMNGLTCAHRSLPLNSWIRVTNLKNRKSIFVRVNDRGPVPESRIVDLSYGAAKAVGLRGIGKVKLETLRPNDSEMMKQLIAQVRMPQLVPQGM, from the coding sequence ATGAAGATGATTCCTGTTAATAGAAGCGGCAACGCTTCGACTCGACTTGGAGTTGCCGTCGTGACACTGCTCGTAGCGTTGGGTGTCTCGGCTTCAGCCAGCGACCCAGCTCCGTCACAAATGCAGAACAACTCGCAGCAACCTAACAAGACGCACCGCTGGTTCCAGATTGGTCAGGCGTCGTGGTACGGCAAGTACTTTCAGGGCAAGAAGACCGCCAATGGCGAGTCTTACGACATGAACGGACTGACCTGTGCTCATCGGAGCCTTCCGCTGAACAGCTGGATTCGCGTCACGAACCTGAAGAACCGCAAGTCGATCTTCGTTCGTGTGAACGACCGCGGTCCGGTTCCGGAAAGTCGCATCGTCGACCTGTCCTACGGAGCAGCCAAGGCTGTCGGGCTTCGCGGTATCGGCAAGGTCAAGCTGGAGACGCTGCGGCCCAACGATTCTGAGATGATGAAGCAGCTGATCGCCCAGGTACGGATGCCCCAGCTGGTTCCACAGGGCATGTAA
- a CDS encoding carboxypeptidase-like regulatory domain-containing protein, which produces MPTPLLKLRTYLTRLLCPVMLCGSLSIAQTSSSSAAPNGLISVSGQVLNAVSKAPVPRALVQLNGRAVLTDHEGKFTFSQFDGSGLTGGRFIQVQKPGYYAASDGNAILVASISSDQLASPITLQMYPESLLTGTLIASDGTPLSRVSVTARRLTYSDTGQQWTPAGVNMTNSRGEFRLAVAPGDYKVETGYQPRMAGTSKSIIPSIYPAVSSSNTSDFIHLAAGAEEHLDLRPELVPTYPVSLRIDPSPDRGFPMIMAQSSTGATFPVSFSRFATEGSRRIELPAGTYTLTATINAGEASEYGETTVTVTPQNTSEAILHLAPAPTIPVQIIADQSQSSTSSTSDNAPPSLQQMGLMLSDTQHAGLIRGNGQAILTTGADHVSYFRPAPGTYRLVSHSGGRWYVKAAAYGTTDLLTQDLVVTQGSGNSPIVLTVSNQTGALQGTTVSAGVPSSGWVYLIPTGPSAASVFPMRSNSDGTYNFAYLPPGDYQAIAFEQRHQDNYRNREALSHYSTYIKTITINAGNKASLDLVAVPASEVAP; this is translated from the coding sequence GTGCCGACACCTCTTCTCAAGCTACGGACATACCTGACCCGACTGCTATGTCCGGTCATGCTTTGTGGTTCGCTATCGATTGCACAGACTTCCAGTTCGTCGGCAGCGCCAAACGGCCTGATCTCGGTGAGTGGTCAGGTCTTGAATGCGGTCAGCAAAGCTCCGGTACCCCGAGCTCTGGTTCAACTCAATGGGCGAGCCGTACTCACCGACCACGAAGGCAAATTTACTTTTAGCCAGTTCGATGGCTCTGGCCTCACCGGAGGCCGATTCATCCAGGTTCAGAAGCCCGGCTACTATGCTGCCTCCGACGGAAACGCCATTCTCGTTGCATCGATTAGCAGCGACCAGCTGGCCTCGCCTATTACCCTCCAGATGTATCCGGAGTCCCTGCTGACGGGTACGCTCATCGCATCGGATGGAACCCCGCTATCGCGGGTATCGGTCACAGCCCGGCGCTTAACCTATAGCGACACCGGCCAGCAATGGACCCCGGCGGGCGTTAATATGACCAACTCCCGTGGAGAGTTCCGCCTCGCCGTCGCCCCTGGCGACTATAAGGTTGAAACCGGCTATCAGCCCCGTATGGCAGGAACGTCTAAATCTATTATTCCTTCGATATATCCAGCAGTAAGCTCGTCTAACACTTCGGATTTTATCCATCTAGCTGCTGGTGCAGAAGAACATCTCGATCTTCGCCCAGAGCTCGTTCCCACCTATCCTGTCTCTCTGCGAATCGATCCTTCGCCCGACCGCGGCTTCCCGATGATCATGGCGCAATCCAGCACAGGAGCGACCTTTCCGGTCAGCTTCTCCCGCTTTGCAACCGAAGGCAGCCGCCGGATTGAACTTCCCGCAGGCACCTATACGTTGACCGCTACGATCAATGCCGGTGAAGCCTCCGAATATGGCGAGACAACCGTCACCGTGACACCGCAAAATACCTCTGAAGCCATCCTTCACCTTGCTCCAGCTCCTACCATCCCCGTACAGATCATTGCCGACCAATCGCAGTCATCCACTTCTTCTACGTCCGATAACGCGCCTCCGAGCTTGCAGCAGATGGGCTTGATGCTGAGCGACACCCAGCACGCTGGACTAATACGCGGTAACGGCCAGGCCATCCTTACAACCGGAGCCGACCATGTAAGCTACTTCCGTCCTGCTCCAGGAACCTATCGCCTGGTCAGCCACTCCGGCGGACGATGGTACGTCAAAGCGGCCGCATACGGAACAACAGATCTGCTCACGCAGGATCTCGTCGTAACGCAGGGATCCGGCAACTCTCCTATCGTGCTCACAGTCAGCAATCAAACTGGGGCCCTGCAAGGCACAACCGTGTCGGCAGGAGTTCCCTCTTCAGGCTGGGTTTACTTGATCCCCACTGGCCCTAGTGCTGCATCTGTTTTCCCGATGCGAAGCAACTCCGACGGTACCTATAACTTTGCCTATCTGCCGCCCGGAGACTATCAGGCCATCGCCTTTGAGCAACGCCATCAGGATAACTATCGCAACCGCGAAGCACTCTCGCACTACTCCACCTACATCAAGACCATTACGATCAACGCCGGAAACAAGGCCTCGCTAGATCTCGTCGCGGTTCCCGCATCGGAGGTCGCTCCATGA
- the thiS gene encoding sulfur carrier protein ThiS, with translation MALTIILNGQSRDFAALSESASLADLVQELGLKADRVAVEHNGEIAAKAGWPNVRLTVGDRLEIVHFVGGGWK, from the coding sequence ATGGCCCTTACGATCATTTTGAATGGACAGTCCCGTGATTTCGCCGCCCTGTCCGAGTCTGCAAGCCTTGCAGACCTTGTCCAGGAGCTTGGTCTGAAAGCGGATCGCGTGGCAGTTGAGCACAACGGAGAGATCGCCGCGAAAGCGGGTTGGCCAAATGTCCGTCTGACTGTCGGAGACCGGCTTGAAATCGTGCATTTTGTCGGTGGCGGATGGAAGTGA
- a CDS encoding dimethylarginine dimethylaminohydrolase family protein: MSSISIAPISSSSSTFSSLPHFDRPTYLMCPPEWYDVNYVINPWMAGNLHRPSRDKAFAQWKELHSQLQRLADIRLIHAKPGSPDMVFVGHTALVQHGVAALSSFTHPQRQTEEEHLRKWFQAAGFLVWDTPRETAFEGEGDALFDPTGERLWAAHGVRTCLQSHRHVADAWHTPVTSLHLVDPRFYHLDTCFAPLSGGHLLYFPVAFDAPSRAKIEAAYAPEKRIAVSEQEATHFACNVINVGNNILMGITGTTLAKRLEDLGYKVTELDLSEFIRGGGSAKALALRLSDSRVSSGLPAQI; this comes from the coding sequence ATGAGCTCCATTAGCATTGCACCAATTTCATCCTCTTCTTCGACCTTCTCCTCCCTCCCTCACTTTGATCGCCCCACATACCTGATGTGTCCGCCGGAGTGGTACGACGTCAACTACGTCATCAACCCCTGGATGGCCGGCAATCTCCACCGTCCTTCTCGCGATAAGGCCTTCGCTCAGTGGAAAGAGCTGCACAGCCAGCTCCAGCGTCTCGCGGATATCCGCCTCATCCACGCCAAGCCCGGCTCGCCCGACATGGTATTCGTCGGCCATACCGCGCTTGTCCAGCATGGTGTCGCGGCGCTCTCCAGCTTCACTCACCCGCAGCGCCAGACCGAAGAGGAGCACCTGCGGAAGTGGTTCCAGGCCGCCGGCTTCCTTGTCTGGGACACCCCACGCGAGACGGCCTTCGAGGGCGAGGGCGATGCGCTCTTCGATCCCACCGGCGAGCGCCTGTGGGCCGCGCACGGTGTCCGCACCTGCCTTCAGAGCCACCGCCACGTCGCGGACGCATGGCACACGCCGGTCACCTCGCTGCACCTGGTCGACCCGCGCTTCTACCACCTCGACACCTGTTTCGCCCCCCTCTCCGGAGGTCACCTGCTTTACTTCCCGGTAGCCTTCGATGCGCCTTCGCGAGCGAAGATTGAAGCGGCCTATGCCCCCGAAAAGCGCATCGCCGTCTCCGAGCAGGAAGCAACGCACTTTGCCTGCAACGTGATCAACGTAGGCAATAACATCCTCATGGGGATCACCGGCACGACCCTGGCGAAGCGCCTCGAAGACCTCGGCTACAAGGTCACGGAGCTGGACCTGAGTGAGTTCATTCGCGGAGGCGGATCCGCCAAAGCACTGGCTCTCCGTCTAAGCGACTCCCGCGTAAGCAGCGGTCTCCCGGCTCAGATCTAA
- a CDS encoding alpha-amylase family protein, giving the protein MLAAAIPGETQIVAQHTGDSYLLQNNVAGLKWQIKDGRVQQVVYLDKLHGKQIPAAIPFRILLKDGRIYDAENVAVSGIPSEKKLIPAVGASRFSETLAGEEFNVPLESSDKSVRLLWSVVLREGSSYIRQSLTITADSQSDLPINQVRLIDLELPAASVSGSVSGSPIVTPTLFFGFEHPISQSKIIGDKAIAWIDRDLPLKAGQSITYSSVFGVVHEGQMRREFLAYIERERAHPYRTFLHYNSWYDLGYFTPYDQAGAVDRINTFGRELTEQRGVKISSFLFDDGWDNHKSLWKFNDGFPHGFTEVKTAAERIGADPGVWMSPWGGYAGPKKERIEYGKSEGYEIVQGGYALSGPKYYAAFRDVSLDMVKKYGVNQFKFDGTGNVDSVFRGSAFDSDFSAAIHLIGELREAKPDLFINLTTGTWPSPFWLQYADSIWRGGEDDDFMGVGSYRQRWITYRDGDTYRRIVVNGPLYPLNSLMLHGMIFAKFRKHLNDDPQNDFRSEIRSYFGTGTQLQEMYITPSLLSKQNWDDLAEAARWSRENVDVLKDTHWVGGDPNWLEVYGWASWTPKKGILVLRNPNDKPQTITLKLKDAFELPAGSVPSYTAKSPWKDDQAVQAISIRADQPHTFRLEPFQVQTLEFTPSR; this is encoded by the coding sequence TTGCTGGCTGCAGCTATCCCCGGCGAGACGCAAATTGTGGCGCAGCATACTGGAGACAGCTATCTTCTGCAAAACAATGTTGCTGGCCTGAAATGGCAGATTAAAGATGGCCGCGTCCAGCAGGTGGTCTATCTGGATAAGCTGCATGGCAAGCAGATCCCCGCAGCTATCCCGTTCCGAATTCTGTTGAAGGATGGCCGCATCTACGATGCAGAAAACGTTGCTGTCTCCGGCATTCCATCGGAGAAGAAGCTCATTCCTGCGGTGGGTGCCTCAAGGTTTTCTGAGACGCTGGCTGGTGAGGAGTTCAATGTTCCGCTGGAGAGTTCGGACAAGTCTGTTCGACTGTTATGGTCCGTTGTTCTGCGTGAGGGGTCATCGTATATTCGTCAGTCGTTGACGATCACAGCGGATTCGCAGAGCGATCTGCCGATCAACCAGGTCCGGCTCATCGACCTGGAATTGCCAGCCGCAAGCGTCAGTGGGTCGGTCAGCGGCTCGCCGATCGTGACGCCTACCTTGTTCTTCGGTTTTGAGCACCCCATTTCCCAGAGCAAGATCATCGGGGACAAAGCTATTGCTTGGATCGACCGCGACCTGCCATTGAAAGCTGGCCAGTCGATTACCTACTCATCTGTCTTTGGTGTGGTGCACGAGGGGCAGATGCGCAGGGAGTTTCTTGCTTACATCGAGCGGGAGCGAGCGCATCCTTATCGGACGTTCCTGCACTACAACTCCTGGTACGACCTGGGGTACTTTACGCCTTACGATCAGGCCGGCGCTGTCGACCGCATTAACACGTTTGGACGCGAGCTGACCGAGCAGCGTGGCGTCAAGATCAGCTCCTTTCTCTTCGATGATGGATGGGACAATCACAAATCGCTCTGGAAGTTTAATGACGGCTTCCCTCACGGGTTTACCGAGGTGAAGACGGCGGCGGAACGTATCGGTGCTGATCCGGGTGTCTGGATGTCTCCGTGGGGAGGTTATGCGGGCCCCAAGAAGGAGCGCATCGAGTACGGCAAGAGCGAAGGTTATGAGATTGTGCAGGGTGGTTATGCTCTATCAGGCCCGAAGTATTATGCGGCCTTTCGTGATGTCAGTCTCGACATGGTGAAGAAGTACGGTGTTAACCAGTTCAAGTTCGATGGCACTGGCAACGTCGATTCCGTCTTTCGGGGCAGTGCTTTTGACAGTGACTTCTCTGCTGCGATTCACCTGATCGGCGAGTTGCGCGAGGCCAAGCCCGATCTTTTCATCAACCTGACGACCGGAACATGGCCCTCCCCTTTCTGGCTGCAGTATGCCGATTCGATATGGCGCGGCGGCGAAGATGACGACTTTATGGGCGTTGGGAGTTACCGGCAGCGCTGGATTACCTACCGTGATGGCGACACGTATCGCCGGATCGTTGTGAACGGCCCGTTGTATCCGTTGAACTCGCTCATGCTGCATGGCATGATCTTTGCGAAGTTCCGTAAGCATCTGAACGACGATCCGCAGAACGATTTCCGCAGTGAGATTCGTTCGTATTTTGGGACAGGAACGCAGCTGCAGGAGATGTACATCACGCCTTCCCTGCTCTCGAAGCAAAATTGGGACGACCTGGCTGAAGCAGCTCGCTGGTCGCGCGAGAACGTAGACGTTCTGAAGGACACGCATTGGGTGGGAGGCGATCCCAACTGGCTAGAAGTTTATGGCTGGGCCTCGTGGACGCCGAAGAAGGGCATCCTGGTACTTCGTAATCCGAACGATAAGCCGCAGACGATCACGTTGAAACTGAAGGACGCCTTCGAGCTGCCTGCTGGGTCAGTGCCTTCCTACACTGCGAAAAGCCCGTGGAAGGACGACCAGGCAGTACAAGCGATCTCCATCCGTGCAGATCAGCCTCATACTTTCAGGCTCGAGCCTTTTCAGGTGCAGACTCTCGAGTTCACACCTTCGCGCTAG